The Fundidesulfovibrio putealis DSM 16056 genome includes a window with the following:
- a CDS encoding ATP-binding protein, translated as FKTSEDEDFHDLIAERYERCPTIITSNLDFSEWGEAFNNKLLGAATLDRLRHGAYKVVLEGRSFRSSREEAMIKNCVAGAGENN; from the coding sequence TTCAAGACCTCAGAGGATGAGGATTTCCATGATCTGATCGCGGAGCGGTACGAGCGGTGCCCGACGATCATCACCAGCAATCTGGACTTCTCCGAATGGGGAGAAGCCTTCAACAACAAGCTCTTGGGGGCCGCGACCCTGGATCGCTTGCGGCACGGAGCATACAAGGTGGTCCTCGAAGGTCGAAGTTTCCGAAGCTCCAGGGAAGAGGCCATGATCAAAAACTGCGTTGCCGGTGCAGGGGAAAACAACTAG
- a CDS encoding HD-GYP domain-containing protein, whose product MKFKKIRIYTQYLIASRNLFALYLLSLAFVSIIYSCFVVYIYPKYYKYIEDVYTQRSTEAAGGLSRAFIGPGHLSLLPFPADIEASIKRVVSSGLILKVKVFDLNGKCLFSTQVSDVGTIHEGDEFKRIVATGMSYSKVVRKSGTSLEGEVATIDVSETYVPVFVDGKVFCVFEVYADVSHEQRGIQNLAFTSLGVISILMIFGWIFFTYLMARLALVERKRTKLDKILKRKNANLNERVSYQKDEIEVGHQIAVKALATLAEYNDTDTGSHLNRTKHYVVALATELSRTGKYSCSVNERPVMIEELGLASLLHDIGKVAIPKEILAKPEHLTSDEFNLMQKHSVVAGEILGKANALYREQFGEDSYLALAQEIALYHHERWDGKGYPVGLTNTDIPLSARIVAIADVYDALRSQRPYKAPWTHEKALREIVSGRNSQFDPTVVDAFVSVQKEFDDIFENK is encoded by the coding sequence ATGAAATTTAAGAAAATCAGAATTTATACACAATACTTGATTGCGTCAAGGAATCTATTTGCGCTGTACTTGCTGTCGCTCGCATTTGTATCTATAATATATAGTTGTTTTGTTGTGTATATATATCCAAAATACTATAAGTACATAGAGGATGTATACACACAGAGGTCAACAGAGGCAGCGGGTGGTTTATCACGAGCATTTATTGGTCCAGGCCATTTGTCTCTACTTCCATTTCCTGCAGATATTGAAGCATCCATAAAAAGAGTTGTTTCTTCTGGGTTGATATTAAAAGTAAAAGTTTTTGACTTAAATGGAAAATGTCTATTTTCGACCCAAGTCTCAGATGTTGGTACCATCCATGAGGGGGACGAATTCAAAAGAATAGTGGCAACCGGCATGAGTTATTCGAAAGTTGTTAGAAAGAGCGGCACATCTCTCGAGGGAGAGGTAGCCACAATTGATGTTTCTGAAACTTATGTCCCGGTGTTTGTCGATGGCAAGGTATTTTGCGTATTTGAAGTATACGCAGATGTTAGTCATGAACAGCGCGGAATTCAAAATTTGGCATTCACATCGCTTGGTGTGATTAGTATTTTGATGATTTTCGGATGGATATTTTTTACGTACTTGATGGCGCGCTTGGCATTAGTGGAAAGAAAAAGAACAAAACTAGATAAAATATTAAAAAGAAAAAATGCCAATCTAAATGAGCGAGTTAGTTATCAAAAAGATGAGATTGAGGTAGGTCACCAGATCGCTGTGAAGGCACTCGCTACTCTTGCGGAGTATAATGATACAGACACTGGAAGTCACCTGAACAGGACAAAACATTATGTTGTTGCTCTCGCAACGGAGCTCTCTCGCACTGGTAAGTATTCCTGTTCTGTGAATGAAAGACCCGTGATGATAGAGGAACTCGGACTCGCCTCACTACTGCATGATATCGGAAAAGTTGCTATTCCCAAAGAAATTTTAGCTAAACCAGAACATTTGACATCGGATGAGTTTAATTTGATGCAAAAACATTCCGTTGTTGCCGGAGAAATCCTAGGGAAAGCAAATGCCCTGTACCGAGAACAATTCGGTGAAGACAGTTACTTGGCACTCGCTCAAGAAATAGCCCTCTATCATCATGAGCGCTGGGATGGGAAAGGATACCCCGTTGGGTTAACAAATACGGATATACCGCTAAGTGCTCGAATTGTCGCCATCGCAGATGTTTATGATGCTTTACGGTCTCAGCGACCATACAAAGCGCCTTGGACTCACGAAAAAGCGCTCAGAGAGATTGTATCAGGACGAAATTCCCAATTTGATCCAACTGTTGTCGACGCATTCGTGTCAGTTCAGAAAGAATTCGACGATATTTTTGAAAACAAATAA
- a CDS encoding transposase, giving the protein MNHQLERGGVLVREGAIVDASVVSLARRPTKTLDLLPQDRKKSEGEPDVTVTYSDDADAAWLRKGNKAYYGYKMHVATDSRDGFVLGGHVTPANHSDVKELPRLLQDVPLPPGGVVFADKGYSSQANREQLVRNGFCDGIMSKAHLGLPLSRVERRVNLLISSVRAKVERAFGTFKRNYYHLFRARYLGQDKVALELHLVAMAFNLKKCWAMVK; this is encoded by the coding sequence TTGAATCACCAGCTTGAGCGTGGTGGCGTTCTGGTTCGCGAAGGGGCCATCGTGGACGCGAGTGTGGTGTCCTTGGCCCGTCGGCCGACCAAAACGCTGGACCTGCTCCCGCAGGACCGCAAGAAGTCCGAGGGCGAGCCGGACGTCACGGTGACGTACTCGGATGACGCGGACGCGGCGTGGCTACGCAAGGGCAACAAGGCGTATTACGGCTACAAGATGCATGTGGCTACGGACAGTCGTGACGGGTTCGTGTTGGGCGGCCACGTGACCCCGGCCAATCATTCGGACGTAAAGGAGTTGCCGCGTCTGCTTCAAGACGTGCCACTGCCGCCAGGCGGTGTGGTGTTCGCGGACAAGGGCTACAGCAGCCAGGCCAATCGGGAACAGCTGGTCCGCAATGGTTTCTGCGATGGTATCATGTCCAAGGCGCATCTAGGCTTGCCATTGAGTAGGGTCGAACGGCGGGTGAACCTGCTGATCAGCTCGGTTCGAGCCAAAGTGGAGCGGGCCTTCGGCACGTTCAAGCGAAACTACTACCACCTCTTCCGGGCCAGATACCTCGGCCAGGACAAGGTGGCACTGGAACTCCACTTGGTGGCAATGGCCTTCAACCTGAAAAAGTGTTGGGCCATGGTCAAATAG
- a CDS encoding IS5/IS1182 family transposase has translation MGRLLNKRLKRQPDAVGNPAYPALLMFKVLLLQRWYNLSDEAVEEGLIDRLSFVRFAGLSLDDEQVPDATTICCFRNSLLEKKSLQAPTGQVESPA, from the coding sequence TTGGGGCGTCTTCTCAACAAGCGGCTGAAGCGCCAGCCTGACGCCGTGGGCAATCCGGCCTACCCGGCGCTGCTCATGTTCAAGGTTCTGTTGCTTCAGCGCTGGTACAACTTGAGCGACGAGGCTGTTGAAGAGGGGCTGATCGATCGTCTGTCCTTCGTGCGCTTCGCCGGGCTGTCGCTGGATGATGAGCAGGTCCCGGACGCAACCACCATCTGCTGTTTCCGCAATAGTCTGCTGGAAAAAAAATCTCTACAAGCGCCTACTGGACAAGTTGAATCACCAGCTTGA
- a CDS encoding transposase, whose translation MTLHFTPTYSSWLNQVEIWFNSLARDVLKDGVWRSKQQLVGQIMEYINNYNRLETAARQNCQ comes from the coding sequence ATGACCCTGCATTTCACTCCGACGTACTCTTCCTGGCTGAACCAGGTGGAAATCTGGTTCAATAGCCTCGCCCGCGATGTCCTCAAAGACGGGGTCTGGCGCTCAAAACAGCAGCTCGTCGGTCAGATCATGGAGTATATCAACAACTACAACCGACTCGAGACCGCTGCACGGCAAAACTGCCAATAA
- a CDS encoding FlgO family outer membrane protein — protein MLACVLLFRKILFSLMLLTMALPRVVAAESESGGRVRMAILQFDSLNVESKDDNKGRMVSEFMTTAAVNMGVFDIVEREQVRKIVDEMEFGKQSQNYSGLAQKIGTLAGAEYVLSGSITAYKGSIRIDARLIKVSDGTIQAAYGSSCSNDLDSILSTSKVIIEKVLEVLIPTASQMVLGQSAWAMPEAMVVGKDSKLWLEKRAAIRYEQNARFCMQITKNSQGFGVNTIKCDVKYRNSANLDRNNLLPITSIQY, from the coding sequence ATGCTCGCGTGCGTTCTGCTGTTTCGTAAGATTCTGTTTTCCTTAATGCTCCTGACCATGGCTCTCCCAAGAGTGGTGGCCGCCGAGTCAGAATCGGGGGGGCGTGTCAGAATGGCCATCTTGCAATTCGATTCTCTGAACGTCGAATCCAAAGATGACAACAAGGGCAGGATGGTCTCCGAATTCATGACCACGGCAGCAGTGAACATGGGCGTCTTTGACATTGTGGAGCGCGAGCAGGTCCGAAAGATAGTGGATGAGATGGAATTTGGGAAACAGAGCCAGAACTACTCGGGCTTGGCCCAGAAGATCGGCACCCTGGCAGGGGCCGAGTACGTGCTTTCCGGTTCCATCACGGCATACAAGGGCAGCATCCGTATTGATGCACGGCTTATCAAGGTCTCAGACGGCACTATTCAGGCCGCCTATGGCTCGTCGTGCAGTAACGACCTGGACAGTATTCTTTCTACCTCAAAGGTGATCATAGAGAAGGTTCTGGAGGTTCTCATACCTACAGCCTCCCAGATGGTGCTGGGCCAATCTGCATGGGCGATGCCTGAGGCCATGGTTGTCGGAAAGGACAGCAAGCTCTGGCTAGAGAAACGCGCGGCGATTCGCTACGAGCAAAACGCAAGATTCTGTATGCAGATCACCAAGAATTCTCAAGGGTTCGGCGTGAATACGATCAAATGCGACGTGAAGTATCGGAATTCGGCCAACTTGGACAGGAACAACCTGCTTCCAATAACCAGTATCCAGTATTAA
- a CDS encoding phosphoketolase family protein has protein sequence MTTNLGTLTPELLHKMDAYWRAANYLSVGQIYLYHNPLLKRPLALSDVKHMLLGHWGTTPGQNFIYVHLNRVIRKYGLDMIYVSGPGHGGPAVVGNTYLEGTYSEIYPDISQDEAGLRKLFLQFSFPGGIPSHASPECPGSIHEGGELGYSLSHSFGAVFDNPDLVVACVVGDGEAETGPLATAWHSNKFLDPATDGAVLPILHLNGYKIANPTLLARITREELEQLLRGYGWTPYFVEGHEPALMHEAMAATLDTAVEQIKTIQQDARIHGNRTRPRWPMIVLKSPKGWTGPKMVDGLQVEGTFRAHQVPLSDPAAHPEHLKLLEDWLRSYRPEELFDDAGRLKPELAELAPEGDRRMGANPHANGGILLRDLRMPDFRDYAVDVPAPGTPGIGDTHVLGRFLRDVAVLNDEQRNFRIFGPDETLSNGLEALFEVTKRQWDAATEPNDEFLAPTGRVMEMLSEHQCEGWLEGYLLTGRHGLFNCYEAFIHIVDSMFNQHAKWLKVTANLPWRRKIASLNYLLASHVWRQDHNGFTHQDPGFIDNVVNKKAEVVRVYLPPDANCLLSVMDHCLRSRHYVNVVIAGKHPAPQWLNMEAAVKHCTEGIGIWQWASNDQGVAPDVVMACCGDVPTLETLAAVSILRAYLPELKIRVVNVVDLMKLQPQSEHPHGLGDKDFDELFTKDKPVIFAFHAYPWLIHRLTYRRTNHDNIHVRGYKEEGTITTPFDMTVLNDLDRFHLVMDTIDRLPQTGDKGTYLKQQLKDKLIEHKKYIAENGQDMPEIRKWKWSHPK, from the coding sequence ATGACGACAAATCTCGGAACGCTTACGCCGGAACTGCTCCATAAAATGGATGCCTACTGGCGAGCAGCCAACTATCTCTCGGTCGGCCAGATCTATCTTTACCACAATCCGCTGCTCAAGAGGCCGCTGGCGCTTTCAGACGTGAAGCACATGCTGCTGGGACACTGGGGCACGACCCCCGGGCAGAACTTCATCTACGTACACCTGAACCGGGTCATCAGGAAATACGGCCTGGACATGATTTACGTCTCCGGCCCCGGGCACGGCGGACCGGCTGTGGTGGGTAATACCTACCTCGAAGGCACTTACAGCGAGATTTATCCCGACATCAGCCAGGATGAAGCCGGACTCCGCAAGCTTTTTCTTCAGTTCTCGTTTCCCGGTGGCATTCCCAGCCACGCGTCCCCGGAGTGCCCGGGCTCGATCCACGAGGGCGGCGAGCTGGGCTATTCGCTCAGCCACTCGTTCGGCGCGGTGTTCGACAACCCAGATCTCGTGGTTGCCTGCGTTGTCGGCGACGGCGAAGCGGAAACCGGACCGCTGGCCACGGCATGGCATTCCAACAAATTCCTCGATCCGGCCACCGACGGCGCGGTGCTGCCTATCCTGCATCTCAACGGCTACAAGATCGCCAACCCTACCCTGCTCGCCCGCATCACCCGCGAGGAATTGGAACAGTTGCTGCGCGGCTATGGGTGGACGCCCTACTTCGTCGAGGGTCACGAACCCGCCTTGATGCACGAGGCCATGGCTGCGACCCTCGACACGGCGGTGGAACAAATCAAAACCATCCAGCAGGACGCCCGCATCCACGGCAACCGCACGCGCCCGCGCTGGCCCATGATCGTCCTCAAATCACCCAAAGGCTGGACCGGGCCGAAGATGGTGGACGGCCTGCAGGTCGAAGGTACCTTCCGGGCGCATCAGGTGCCGCTCTCCGACCCGGCCGCCCATCCTGAGCACCTCAAGCTGCTGGAAGACTGGCTGCGAAGCTACCGCCCGGAGGAACTCTTCGATGATGCGGGCCGACTGAAGCCGGAACTTGCCGAACTCGCGCCCGAGGGCGACCGGCGCATGGGCGCGAATCCCCACGCCAACGGCGGTATTTTGCTGCGCGACCTGCGGATGCCGGATTTCCGGGACTACGCGGTGGACGTGCCCGCTCCAGGAACGCCCGGCATCGGCGACACGCACGTGCTCGGGCGTTTCCTGCGCGATGTGGCTGTGTTGAACGACGAGCAGCGCAATTTCCGCATCTTCGGCCCCGACGAGACACTCTCCAACGGCCTGGAGGCTCTTTTCGAAGTGACCAAACGCCAATGGGACGCCGCGACAGAGCCCAACGACGAATTTCTCGCGCCAACCGGACGAGTGATGGAGATGCTGAGCGAGCACCAATGCGAGGGCTGGCTCGAGGGCTATCTGCTTACCGGGCGACACGGCCTCTTCAACTGCTATGAGGCGTTCATCCACATCGTCGATTCGATGTTCAACCAGCATGCCAAGTGGCTAAAGGTCACCGCGAACCTGCCGTGGCGGCGCAAGATCGCTTCCCTCAACTACCTTCTGGCCTCCCATGTCTGGCGCCAGGACCACAACGGCTTCACGCACCAGGACCCCGGGTTTATCGACAACGTGGTGAACAAGAAGGCCGAGGTCGTGCGGGTCTATCTTCCGCCCGACGCCAACTGTCTGCTTTCGGTGATGGATCACTGCCTGCGCAGCCGCCACTACGTCAACGTCGTGATCGCGGGCAAACACCCGGCCCCCCAGTGGCTGAACATGGAAGCCGCGGTCAAGCACTGCACCGAGGGCATCGGCATCTGGCAGTGGGCCAGCAACGACCAGGGCGTCGCCCCCGACGTGGTCATGGCCTGTTGCGGCGACGTGCCAACGCTGGAGACTCTGGCCGCAGTCTCCATCCTGCGCGCGTATCTGCCCGAGCTGAAAATCCGGGTGGTCAACGTTGTCGACCTCATGAAGCTGCAGCCTCAATCGGAGCATCCGCACGGGCTTGGCGATAAGGACTTCGACGAACTTTTCACCAAAGACAAGCCGGTCATCTTCGCTTTCCATGCCTACCCGTGGTTGATCCACCGACTGACCTACCGCCGCACCAACCACGACAACATCCACGTTCGCGGCTACAAGGAAGAGGGCACCATCACCACCCCCTTCGACATGACGGTGCTAAACGACCTGGATCGCTTCCACTTGGTGATGGACACCATCGACCGCCTGCCGCAGACCGGCGACAAGGGCACATATCTGAAGCAGCAGCTCAAGGACAAACTGATCGAACACAAGAAGTATATCGCCGAGAACGGCCAGGACATGCCGGAAATTCGGAAGTGGAAGTGGAGCCACCCTAAATAA
- a CDS encoding TspO/MBR family protein, producing the protein MKANHPHANPPARQALSLVGWIAFCFIASGSAAFVFTGGWYADLHKPSWNPPAWIFAPVWTSLYVMMAVAVWLVWREGGWKTQWRALGLFLLQWLLNALWTPLFFGMHRPGLSFIDIILLWLVLAATLRLFWKVRKAAGILLIPYLAWVSFAVALNFTIWWLNP; encoded by the coding sequence GTGAAAGCAAACCATCCGCATGCAAATCCCCCTGCCCGTCAGGCTCTGTCCTTGGTCGGCTGGATCGCGTTCTGTTTCATTGCTTCCGGCTCAGCGGCCTTCGTATTCACCGGTGGTTGGTATGCCGACCTGCACAAGCCGAGTTGGAACCCTCCGGCGTGGATATTCGCCCCGGTGTGGACCTCGCTCTACGTGATGATGGCTGTCGCGGTGTGGCTGGTATGGCGCGAGGGAGGATGGAAAACACAATGGCGGGCGCTTGGGCTGTTTCTTCTGCAATGGCTGCTCAACGCGCTTTGGACGCCTCTATTCTTTGGCATGCACCGGCCAGGGCTGTCGTTTATTGACATTATACTACTCTGGCTGGTGCTAGCTGCGACGTTGAGGCTATTCTGGAAGGTGCGGAAGGCAGCTGGCATATTGCTGATTCCCTATCTGGCATGGGTGAGCTTCGCGGTAGCGTTGAACTTCACAATCTGGTGGCTCAATCCATAA
- a CDS encoding RNB domain-containing ribonuclease — MTDSENRKHRSTLQKIAHRAMLERGLVPDFPSQALTELDQISGPATRTEESTRDLRNLLWCSIDNDDSHDLDQLTVAEALPDGAAKVLVAIADVDAVVEKRTALDDHARQNTTSVYTAAEIFPMLPEKLSTDFTSLNPASDRLAIVVEMVLAGDGSLQSSDLYGAEVLNHAKLAYNSVAGWLEGDGPMPQVIGTVNGLDENLRLQDRVAQKLKSLRHLHGALDLETIEARPVFDGDELKDMEAQRRNRAKDIIEDFMIAANGVTARYLASKKFPSIRRVVRTPKHWDRIIELAAERGTTLPREPDSKALDRFLVSEKAADPLRFPDLSLSVVKLMGAGEYVLELPEGDATGHFGLAVKDYAHSTAPNRRYPDLVTQRLLKAAMADHSVPYKNDDLEELAKHCTEKEDAARKVERQVTKSAAAILLESRIGERFDAIVTGASDKGTWVRLLNPPIEGRLERGFEGLNVGNKLRVQLVRTDVERGYIDFKRVS, encoded by the coding sequence ATGACCGATTCAGAAAACAGAAAACACCGTTCGACCCTGCAAAAAATTGCACATCGGGCCATGCTTGAGAGAGGTCTTGTTCCCGATTTTCCTTCCCAGGCGCTCACCGAGCTCGACCAAATTTCCGGGCCAGCGACGCGAACAGAGGAATCGACGCGGGATCTCAGGAACCTTCTCTGGTGCTCCATCGACAACGATGATTCGCATGACCTGGACCAGCTTACCGTTGCCGAAGCCTTGCCCGACGGAGCCGCAAAGGTTCTGGTCGCCATTGCTGACGTTGACGCTGTCGTCGAGAAACGCACAGCCCTGGACGATCATGCGCGGCAAAACACCACCTCAGTCTACACCGCCGCCGAGATTTTTCCGATGCTGCCCGAGAAACTCTCCACAGATTTTACTTCGCTCAACCCTGCATCAGACCGCCTGGCCATTGTTGTTGAAATGGTTCTTGCCGGGGATGGATCGCTTCAAAGTTCAGACCTCTATGGAGCAGAGGTGCTCAATCACGCGAAGCTTGCCTACAACAGCGTCGCCGGGTGGCTCGAAGGTGACGGCCCAATGCCGCAAGTGATCGGCACGGTCAACGGCCTGGACGAGAACCTCCGGCTCCAGGACCGCGTGGCCCAGAAGCTGAAATCTCTCCGGCACCTGCACGGTGCGCTTGATCTGGAAACAATCGAGGCCCGCCCGGTCTTTGACGGAGATGAACTCAAGGACATGGAAGCCCAAAGAAGAAACAGGGCCAAAGACATAATCGAAGACTTCATGATCGCCGCCAACGGCGTCACCGCTCGATACCTCGCGTCCAAAAAGTTTCCATCTATACGGCGCGTAGTGCGCACCCCCAAACACTGGGACCGGATCATAGAGCTTGCCGCAGAGCGAGGAACCACCTTGCCCCGAGAACCAGACTCGAAGGCCCTGGATCGATTCCTGGTATCGGAAAAAGCCGCTGATCCTCTCCGCTTTCCCGATCTCTCTTTGAGCGTTGTCAAGCTCATGGGTGCGGGTGAATATGTCCTCGAACTTCCGGAAGGGGACGCCACCGGGCACTTCGGTCTTGCGGTCAAAGACTATGCCCATTCCACCGCCCCGAACCGCCGATACCCGGATCTGGTCACGCAGCGGCTCTTGAAAGCGGCAATGGCTGACCATTCCGTGCCCTACAAGAATGACGATTTGGAAGAGCTCGCAAAGCACTGCACCGAGAAGGAAGACGCAGCCAGAAAAGTCGAGCGGCAGGTCACGAAATCCGCGGCAGCGATACTGCTGGAATCAAGGATCGGAGAGCGGTTCGATGCCATTGTTACCGGCGCATCGGACAAAGGCACCTGGGTCCGCCTTCTGAACCCGCCCATTGAAGGGAGATTGGAAAGAGGTTTTGAGGGCCTGAACGTTGGCAACAAACTCCGCGTGCAGTTGGTCCGTACGGATGTTGAGCGCGGATATATCGATTTTAAACGGGTGTCATAA
- the mgtA gene encoding magnesium-translocating P-type ATPase, whose protein sequence is MAVPKSTPPASHGSGNLPGKDGGQDAIQLLEMARNDIDAVLKELGSQPDGLSEAEVDSRRKQAGTNEVAREKPQSALMRLLSNIKNPLVLLLMALGVLSFLTGDQRATVVIFVMVVLGVVLRFFQESRADNAARKLQAMVSNTATVVRGGKDAEVSLKLLVPGDIIRLAAGDMVPADVRVLSAKDLFLNQSALTGEALPVEKKAAPAGADIQNPLELPNICFLGSNVESGSATAVVVRTGDRTYFGSLAASIAGQRQPTSFDKGVNKFTWLMIRFIAVMVPAVFLINGLSKHDWLEAFLFAMAVAVGLTPEMLPMIVTVNLSKGALAMARKKVIVKRLNAIQNFGAMDVLCTDKTGTLTQGKIVLEKHLDAHGDPSEKVLHFGYLNSYHHTGLKNLLDEAILDHEELEERLKAKEKYRKIDEIPFDFVRRRMSVVVEDETGLNTLICKGAVDEVMSKCTRVELPGGEVVPVQPEHDTARQKIAGGLNGQGFRVIALAYKQMPGSSDEPVYSVKDESDLILLGFLAFLDPPKDTATEALKRLKSLHVDVKVLTGDNEIITAYICKEVGMPVEHLLLGSQIESMSETDLAAAAGATSVFARLAPAHKERIIRALQSQGHVLGFLGDGINDAPALKAADVGISVDSAVDIAKESSDIILLENNLLVLEQGVMEGRRVFGNIVKYIKMAASSNFGNMFSVVGASAFLPFLPMLPIQVLTNNLLYDFSQTTIPTDEVDEEWLVKPRQWTINQILRFILFIGPISSIFDYATFFLMLYVFDCWQNPALFHTGWFMESIFTQTLIIHVIRTNKIPFFESRASWPLIITSVIIVAAGAWLTVSPLADTLGFVPLPPMYWLYLAIMMLGYAVLTQLVKTWFIRRYGE, encoded by the coding sequence ATGGCAGTTCCAAAGAGCACCCCACCCGCATCTCACGGTTCAGGAAACCTCCCTGGCAAAGACGGCGGGCAAGATGCCATTCAACTTCTGGAAATGGCGCGGAACGATATCGACGCGGTCCTGAAAGAACTTGGCTCGCAACCGGACGGACTGAGCGAGGCTGAAGTCGATTCACGCCGCAAGCAGGCCGGGACCAACGAGGTCGCCCGGGAGAAGCCGCAATCGGCCCTGATGCGCCTCTTGAGCAACATAAAGAATCCCTTGGTCCTTCTACTCATGGCCTTGGGCGTGCTTTCCTTTCTGACCGGCGACCAGCGGGCGACGGTGGTCATTTTCGTAATGGTGGTTCTGGGAGTGGTGCTGCGTTTCTTCCAGGAGTCGCGCGCCGACAACGCGGCCAGGAAGCTTCAGGCCATGGTCAGCAACACGGCCACGGTGGTGCGCGGCGGCAAGGATGCGGAAGTTTCGCTCAAACTGCTGGTGCCAGGCGATATCATCCGACTGGCAGCCGGCGACATGGTTCCGGCCGATGTCCGGGTGCTTTCCGCCAAGGACCTGTTCCTGAACCAATCGGCCCTCACCGGCGAAGCCCTGCCCGTGGAGAAGAAGGCCGCTCCGGCGGGGGCTGACATTCAGAATCCCTTGGAACTTCCCAACATCTGCTTCCTGGGTTCCAACGTGGAGAGCGGATCCGCCACGGCGGTGGTCGTCCGCACCGGAGACCGGACCTACTTCGGATCGCTGGCCGCCAGCATCGCCGGACAACGCCAGCCCACCAGCTTCGACAAGGGCGTCAACAAGTTCACCTGGCTGATGATTCGCTTCATCGCCGTGATGGTCCCGGCCGTGTTCCTCATCAACGGACTGAGCAAGCACGACTGGCTGGAAGCTTTCCTGTTCGCCATGGCCGTGGCCGTGGGGCTGACCCCCGAAATGCTGCCCATGATCGTGACCGTCAACCTGTCCAAGGGTGCCTTGGCCATGGCCCGCAAGAAGGTGATCGTCAAGCGCCTGAACGCCATCCAGAATTTCGGAGCCATGGACGTCTTGTGCACCGACAAGACCGGCACCCTCACCCAAGGCAAGATCGTGCTGGAAAAGCATCTGGACGCGCACGGCGACCCCAGCGAGAAGGTGCTGCATTTCGGCTACCTGAACAGCTACCACCATACAGGGCTGAAGAATCTGCTCGACGAAGCGATCCTCGACCATGAGGAGTTGGAGGAACGCCTGAAGGCGAAAGAGAAATACCGCAAGATCGACGAGATTCCTTTCGACTTTGTGCGCCGCCGTATGTCTGTGGTGGTGGAAGATGAGACCGGGCTGAACACGCTCATCTGCAAAGGCGCTGTGGACGAAGTGATGAGCAAGTGCACCCGGGTGGAACTCCCCGGGGGCGAGGTGGTGCCTGTTCAGCCCGAACACGACACCGCGCGCCAGAAAATAGCCGGAGGCCTGAACGGCCAGGGCTTCAGGGTTATCGCCCTGGCTTATAAGCAGATGCCGGGTTCCTCGGATGAGCCGGTGTACTCGGTCAAGGATGAGTCGGACCTTATCCTGCTCGGCTTCCTGGCCTTCCTGGACCCGCCCAAGGACACCGCCACGGAAGCCTTGAAGCGTCTTAAGAGCCTGCACGTGGACGTCAAGGTTCTCACCGGCGACAACGAGATCATTACCGCCTACATCTGCAAGGAAGTGGGCATGCCGGTGGAGCATCTCCTGCTCGGCTCCCAGATCGAGTCCATGAGCGAGACGGATCTTGCCGCGGCCGCAGGCGCCACCAGCGTCTTCGCCAGGCTGGCCCCCGCTCACAAGGAACGCATCATCCGCGCGCTCCAGAGCCAGGGCCATGTGCTGGGATTCTTGGGAGATGGCATCAACGACGCCCCGGCTTTGAAGGCCGCCGACGTGGGCATTTCGGTGGACAGTGCGGTGGACATCGCCAAGGAGTCCTCCGACATTATCCTGCTGGAAAACAACCTGCTGGTGCTGGAACAGGGCGTGATGGAAGGCCGACGGGTGTTCGGCAACATCGTCAAGTACATCAAGATGGCGGCCAGTTCGAACTTCGGCAACATGTTCAGCGTGGTAGGGGCCAGCGCGTTCCTGCCTTTCCTGCCCATGCTACCGATCCAGGTGCTGACCAACAACCTCTTGTACGACTTCTCTCAAACCACCATCCCCACCGATGAAGTGGACGAGGAATGGCTGGTCAAGCCGCGCCAGTGGACGATCAACCAGATTCTGCGTTTCATACTGTTCATCGGGCCCATCAGCTCAATCTTCGATTACGCGACGTTCTTCTTGATGCTCTACGTTTTCGACTGCTGGCAAAACCCGGCCCTGTTCCACACCGGATGGTTCATGGAATCGATCTTCACACAGACGCTCATCATCCACGTCATCCGCACCAACAAGATTCCTTTTTTTGAAAGCCGGGCCAGTTGGCCGCTCATCATCACCTCCGTAATCATCGTCGCGGCCGGGGCGTGGCTTACGGTTTCGCCCCTGGCGGACACGCTTGGGTTTGTCCCGCTCCCCCCCATGTACTGGCTGTATCTGGCGATCATGATGCTCGGCTATGCTGTACTGACCCAATTGGTGAAGACCTGGTTTATACGCAGGTATGGAGAATGA